The DNA region CCGGTTCGGGAACCGCATTTCGCAGACGGGGAGCCGCGGGGTTTGTAGAATCCCTTCCGGGCGGCCATCGGAAATAGTGGGAATGCTCTTCTTTTTGGCGGGCAAACCCCGCGTTCTTGGATGTGAAATCTTGGTGGACCGTGTAGGGCTCGAACCTACGACCCGCTGATTAAGAGTCAGCTGCTCTGCCAACTGAGCTAACGATCCACGAGCCCGTAAGGATACCCCAATCAATCCCGACAGGGTCTAATATCAGGGACGATGACCATGATCCGGCCCGCTGCGATTCAAGACCACCCTGCCATCCAACGGGTCGTCCGGGACGCTTATCGCGAGTTCAGCTTTGGGTTCGAGCCCGAAGGTTACAACCGCGACCTGTTCGAGATCCAATCCCACTATGCCGCCCCAAACGCCTTTTGGGTGGCCGAATCCGATGGCCAAATCCTGGGGTGCATCGGAATCGAGATCTTCCCGACCCACCCCGGCAAAATGGGTCAACTCCAGGAAGTCGGGGGGCAAATTCGCGTTGCGGGAGCAGATTGCGAGTT from Armatimonadota bacterium includes:
- a CDS encoding GNAT family N-acetyltransferase, producing the protein MTMIRPAAIQDHPAIQRVVRDAYREFSFGFEPEGYNRDLFEIQSHYAAPNAFWVAESDGQILGCIGIEIFPTHPGKMGQLQEVGGQIRVAGADCELVRLYLDKEARGRGIGRRLAETCIGYARENNCQAMEIWSDKVLANAHKLYQALGAEILGERLCPPPDETPEWGMLIRLR